A genomic stretch from Flavobacterium nitratireducens includes:
- a CDS encoding NAD(P)H-hydrate dehydratase, with protein sequence MFQTILIDKAEILKHYKTIAVTTHKGIQGHALLIGGSYGKIGAVCLSSKAALKTGCGLVTAFVPRCGYEILQIAIPEVMVLTDKKKKCISNINFDFKPNAIGIGPGIGLEQQTQKAVCEFIRNNRIPLVIDADALNILSQNKSEWGHLQSKTILTPHPKELERLIGNWQSEDEKFEKTISFSKQYNVIVVMKGAPTHIVDGTTIYKNTTGNPALATAGSGDVLTGIITSLLAQSYKPIDAAKIGVYLHGLTADIAIPQTGIQSFIASDIIAYLGNAYLSLK encoded by the coding sequence ATGTTTCAGACCATTTTAATAGATAAAGCCGAAATTTTAAAGCACTATAAAACCATTGCTGTAACTACTCATAAAGGAATTCAGGGGCATGCTTTGCTCATAGGTGGGAGTTATGGTAAAATAGGAGCTGTATGTTTGTCTTCTAAAGCCGCTCTGAAAACAGGCTGTGGCTTAGTGACTGCTTTTGTGCCAAGATGTGGTTATGAAATTCTGCAAATTGCGATTCCCGAAGTGATGGTTTTGACTGATAAGAAGAAAAAATGTATTTCAAATATCAATTTCGATTTTAAGCCCAATGCTATTGGGATTGGTCCGGGAATAGGACTAGAGCAGCAAACCCAAAAAGCAGTTTGTGAATTTATTCGGAATAATAGAATTCCGTTAGTTATTGATGCAGATGCGTTGAATATTTTGTCTCAAAACAAATCCGAATGGGGTCATTTACAGTCAAAAACGATTTTAACGCCTCATCCTAAGGAATTGGAACGATTGATTGGGAATTGGCAATCCGAAGATGAAAAGTTTGAAAAAACCATTTCGTTTTCAAAGCAATACAATGTTATTGTAGTAATGAAAGGCGCGCCAACTCATATCGTTGATGGAACCACTATTTACAAAAATACAACCGGAAATCCTGCTTTGGCCACTGCAGGAAGTGGTGATGTACTCACCGGAATTATTACGAGTTTGTTAGCCCAATCGTATAAACCTATTGATGCTGCAAAAATAGGAGTGTATCTACACGGATTAACCGCTGATATTGCAATCCCTCAAACAGGGATTCAATCGTTCATTGCTTCAGATATTATTGCGTATTTAGGAAATGCTTATTTGAGTTTAAAGTAA
- a CDS encoding YdeI/OmpD-associated family protein gives MLEKPTLYFKNDSEWRAWLHENHQTHKAVYLIFYKVAHEAESMRWEEAVKVAICYGWIDSTVKKLDEDRRIQLFTPRKDKSVWCKVNKNYIEELIAANLMHESGLKKIETAKKNGYWESLDAVENLEIPEDLQIEFDKNQEAFSNYNNFSKSYKKGYLHWLNQAKRSATRQSRIAQIIDLCERNCKSR, from the coding sequence ATGCTCGAAAAACCAACACTCTATTTTAAAAACGATTCTGAATGGAGAGCCTGGCTTCATGAAAACCATCAAACACACAAAGCGGTCTATCTGATTTTTTACAAAGTAGCCCACGAAGCAGAAAGTATGCGTTGGGAAGAAGCCGTAAAAGTGGCTATTTGCTATGGATGGATAGATTCCACTGTAAAAAAATTAGACGAGGACAGAAGAATCCAATTGTTTACTCCCAGAAAAGACAAAAGTGTTTGGTGTAAAGTCAACAAAAATTACATCGAAGAATTAATTGCTGCCAATCTAATGCACGAAAGCGGTTTGAAAAAAATTGAAACGGCAAAGAAAAATGGTTATTGGGAAAGTCTGGACGCCGTTGAAAATTTAGAAATCCCCGAAGATTTACAAATTGAATTCGATAAAAATCAAGAAGCATTTTCAAACTACAACAACTTTAGCAAAAGTTATAAAAAAGGCTATTTACATTGGTTAAACCAAGCCAAACGGTCAGCAACGCGACAAAGTAGAATTGCTCAAATTATTGATTTGTGCGAGCGAAATTGTAAAAGCAGATAG
- a CDS encoding ATP-binding protein, whose amino-acid sequence MNLKELKDEISNTIDNLKNHGIFPKENNHYDYKFELNFFGLTDSIEIFMKNFAKDILSFSNSEGGIVLLGIKENKSTGHLEDVGLDSNNFDLLTKIDLNLISQQFDKITKTGVDLDLQSFQSGTRKFYYLLIEKQNQVIIPINDFPDYKLKKGEIIYRVSGKNETANSTTQNFNRFLQIKANEKNKEFMEIWSKLLPEMFDINPREVLILNPKNNKVYGYNSKDNLLSSSEIDIDQTENGVFNIILNAISAGEIGKISNDEGKPIYKIVGEIKSKTPRDFIYFSSLIEKVKSNSNFNFTSNQLKYVFKFLNWISDEKLPIENPDESKINSEFNQFIWIETLDTTHKIVFSENAITPLVEAINEKKNHQTIFGKSLQLKSKKK is encoded by the coding sequence ATGAACCTTAAAGAATTAAAAGACGAAATTTCTAATACTATTGATAATTTAAAAAATCATGGGATTTTTCCAAAAGAAAATAACCATTATGATTATAAGTTTGAATTAAATTTCTTTGGATTAACTGATTCTATTGAAATTTTTATGAAAAATTTTGCGAAAGATATTTTATCATTTTCTAATTCAGAAGGAGGTATTGTATTACTCGGAATCAAAGAGAATAAGTCAACAGGACATTTAGAAGATGTTGGTTTAGACTCTAACAACTTTGATTTATTAACAAAAATTGATTTAAACTTAATTTCACAACAATTTGACAAGATTACTAAAACTGGTGTCGACTTAGATTTACAATCATTTCAATCTGGAACTAGAAAATTTTATTATTTGTTAATTGAAAAACAAAATCAAGTTATAATACCCATAAATGATTTTCCTGATTATAAATTAAAAAAAGGTGAAATTATTTATCGTGTTTCAGGTAAAAATGAAACCGCAAATTCTACAACACAAAATTTCAATCGTTTTTTACAAATAAAAGCTAATGAAAAAAATAAAGAATTCATGGAAATATGGTCAAAATTGCTTCCTGAAATGTTCGACATAAATCCTCGAGAAGTCTTAATATTAAATCCAAAAAACAATAAAGTATATGGATATAATTCTAAAGACAATTTACTTTCTAGTAGTGAAATTGATATTGACCAAACAGAAAATGGTGTATTTAATATTATTTTAAATGCAATTTCTGCAGGTGAAATAGGAAAAATTTCTAATGATGAAGGTAAACCAATCTATAAAATAGTTGGAGAAATAAAAAGTAAAACTCCCCGTGACTTTATATATTTTTCATCATTAATCGAAAAAGTAAAATCAAATTCAAACTTCAATTTCACATCAAATCAATTAAAATATGTCTTCAAATTTTTAAATTGGATATCGGATGAAAAACTTCCTATTGAAAATCCGGATGAATCAAAAATTAACTCAGAATTTAATCAATTTATATGGATTGAAACATTAGATACAACTCACAAAATAGTATTTTCAGAAAATGCAATTACACCATTAGTAGAAGCAATTAATGAAAAGAAAAACCATCAAACAATTTTTGGAAAATCATTACAATTAAAATCAAAAAAGAAATAA
- a CDS encoding lipocalin family protein encodes MKKIFLVAAFALTLFSCKTSSVTATKLDRGTQVGMKGNWVISSVTYPGSNYIKVNSFQLADSKCFEGSTWKFISNNNKGEMALTKYDCPVFSSPITWFVNSNGEVVLKILDAGEKARKVRDGYVLRVANLTEGSFQLIDKIDVGGKLTDVVYQFQRVN; translated from the coding sequence ATGAAAAAAATATTTTTAGTTGCAGCTTTTGCATTAACATTGTTTTCTTGCAAAACTTCTTCGGTGACAGCTACTAAATTAGACCGAGGAACTCAGGTAGGGATGAAAGGAAATTGGGTTATTAGTTCAGTAACTTACCCAGGTTCCAATTATATCAAAGTAAATTCATTTCAATTAGCTGATTCGAAATGTTTTGAAGGAAGTACTTGGAAGTTTATTTCCAATAATAACAAAGGTGAAATGGCTTTAACTAAATATGATTGCCCAGTTTTTAGTTCGCCTATTACTTGGTTTGTAAATTCAAACGGAGAAGTGGTTTTGAAAATCTTAGATGCTGGTGAAAAAGCGAGAAAAGTTAGAGATGGTTATGTATTACGTGTGGCTAATTTAACAGAGGGTTCTTTTCAATTAATTGACAAAATTGATGTTGGGGGAAAATTAACAGATGTGGTTTATCAATTTCAACGTGTAAACTAA
- a CDS encoding OmpA family protein translates to MKNISVIALAFIMVLGSLFASCESIKNTNKTQRGAAIGAAGGAILGGILGNNLGKGGKGAMGAVIGGVVGGVAGGVIGNKMDKQARQIDQAIPGADVERVGEGIKLVLNENAVRFDTNKSTLTASAKANLDKLVTVFNEYPDTDITIFGYTDSTGSADYNLKLSGERANSVKKYLISKGLAASRFTITGMGIADPIADNGTVEGRSQNRRVEFAITANEKMKADAQKEAGN, encoded by the coding sequence ATGAAAAATATATCAGTTATAGCATTAGCATTTATCATGGTGTTGGGTTCACTTTTTGCTAGTTGTGAGTCAATTAAAAATACAAATAAAACACAAAGAGGTGCGGCTATAGGAGCTGCTGGAGGTGCTATTTTAGGTGGGATCTTAGGAAATAACCTTGGTAAAGGTGGAAAAGGAGCAATGGGAGCTGTTATTGGTGGAGTAGTTGGTGGAGTTGCCGGTGGTGTTATTGGAAACAAGATGGACAAGCAAGCCAGACAAATTGACCAAGCTATTCCAGGAGCAGATGTTGAACGTGTAGGAGAGGGAATAAAATTAGTTTTAAATGAAAATGCTGTTCGATTTGATACTAATAAATCTACATTGACAGCTTCTGCAAAAGCAAACTTAGATAAATTAGTTACCGTTTTTAATGAATATCCAGATACTGATATTACTATTTTTGGATATACGGATAGTACAGGTTCTGCTGATTATAATTTAAAACTTTCAGGAGAGCGTGCTAATTCTGTAAAGAAATATTTAATAAGCAAAGGTTTGGCAGCGAGTCGTTTTACAATTACAGGGATGGGAATTGCTGATCCAATTGCTGACAATGGTACAGTGGAAGGAAGAAGTCAAAACCGTCGTGTAGAATTTGCTATTACAGCAAATGAAAAAATGAAAGCCGACGCTCAAAAAGAAGCTGGAAACTAA
- a CDS encoding ABC transporter ATP-binding protein — protein MLQVQNISFGYTKKPVVQNINFTVNKGQNIAIIGESGCGKSTLLKLIYGLYDLDQGQIFWNNEEVLGPSFHLVPGMPYMKYLSQDFDLMPYTTVAENVGKYLSNIYQDKKKARVQELLEIVEMTEYADVKAKYLSGGQQQRVALARVLALEPEVLLLDEPFSHIDNFRKNALRRNLFAYLKAQGITCLVATHDSTDALSFADETIVLYNGQIVDKADSNSLYNNPINKYVASLFGEVNELKLSQLIDVKDEDDELLLLYPHQLKVDGKGIMNVLVKQSYFKGGYYLIKAVFDRKVIFFEHESSLEFNQEVNLKIC, from the coding sequence ATGCTCCAAGTTCAAAATATTAGTTTTGGTTATACCAAAAAACCAGTGGTTCAAAACATCAATTTTACTGTTAATAAAGGACAAAATATAGCTATTATAGGCGAAAGTGGCTGTGGTAAAAGTACTTTACTTAAATTAATTTACGGCTTGTATGATTTAGATCAGGGACAAATTTTCTGGAATAACGAGGAGGTTTTAGGGCCTAGTTTTCATTTGGTTCCAGGGATGCCATATATGAAATATTTATCACAGGATTTTGATTTGATGCCTTATACTACAGTTGCAGAGAATGTGGGGAAATATTTGTCTAATATTTATCAAGACAAAAAGAAAGCACGCGTTCAAGAGTTGCTTGAGATTGTTGAGATGACTGAATATGCCGATGTAAAAGCTAAATATCTAAGTGGAGGACAACAACAGCGAGTGGCTTTAGCCAGAGTTTTAGCCCTAGAGCCAGAGGTTTTATTGTTAGACGAACCGTTTAGTCATATTGATAATTTTAGAAAAAATGCTTTACGTCGTAATCTATTTGCGTATTTAAAAGCCCAAGGTATTACTTGTCTTGTAGCTACTCATGACAGTACAGATGCACTTTCCTTTGCCGATGAAACCATAGTGTTGTATAATGGGCAAATTGTAGACAAGGCCGATTCTAATAGTTTGTATAACAACCCAATCAATAAATATGTTGCTTCACTTTTTGGGGAAGTAAACGAATTGAAATTGTCCCAACTTATTGATGTAAAAGATGAAGATGATGAATTGCTTTTGTTGTATCCACACCAATTAAAAGTGGATGGCAAAGGAATTATGAATGTTTTAGTCAAACAATCGTATTTTAAAGGTGGTTATTATTTAATCAAAGCAGTTTTTGACAGAAAGGTGATTTTTTTTGAACATGAATCTTCTTTAGAATTCAATCAGGAAGTGAATTTAAAAATATGCTGA
- a CDS encoding 3-oxoacyl-ACP synthase III family protein yields the protein MYNSRISGLGFYVPSNVVTNADLSKIMDTNDEWIQERTGIKERRHIVKGEDTTTTMGVKAAKIAMERAGIDKNDIDFIVFATLSPDYYFPGPGVLVQRDLGLKTVGALDVRNQCSGFVYALSVADQYIKTGMYKNVLVIGSEVQSSGLDMTTRGRGVSVIFGDGAGAAILSREEDLTKGILSTHLHSEGIHAEELVLTAPGMGGRWVNDILADNNPDDESYFPYMNGQFVFKNAVVRFSEVIMEALEANHLAVSDIDMLIPHQANLRISQYIQSKFKLTDNQVYNNVQQYGNTTAASIPIALTEAWEKGKIKEGDTVVLAAFGSGFTWASAIVKW from the coding sequence ATGTATAATTCAAGAATTTCAGGTTTAGGTTTTTATGTGCCTTCCAATGTGGTTACTAATGCCGATTTGTCTAAAATCATGGATACCAATGACGAATGGATTCAGGAACGAACCGGAATTAAAGAGCGTAGGCATATTGTAAAAGGCGAAGACACCACCACTACAATGGGTGTTAAAGCGGCTAAAATTGCTATGGAACGTGCAGGGATTGATAAAAATGATATTGATTTTATTGTTTTTGCGACCTTAAGTCCAGATTATTATTTTCCAGGTCCAGGTGTTTTAGTACAAAGGGATTTAGGGCTTAAAACAGTAGGCGCTCTTGATGTTCGTAACCAATGTTCTGGGTTTGTATATGCCTTATCTGTAGCCGATCAATATATTAAAACAGGAATGTATAAGAATGTTTTAGTTATTGGTTCAGAGGTGCAATCTTCAGGATTAGATATGACTACCAGAGGAAGAGGTGTTTCCGTAATTTTTGGGGATGGGGCAGGTGCCGCGATTTTGAGTCGAGAAGAAGATTTGACCAAAGGTATACTTTCGACGCATTTGCATTCCGAAGGGATTCATGCGGAAGAATTAGTGCTTACAGCTCCAGGAATGGGAGGGCGATGGGTGAATGATATCTTAGCCGATAATAATCCAGATGACGAAAGTTATTTTCCATATATGAATGGACAGTTTGTTTTTAAAAATGCTGTCGTACGATTTTCAGAAGTGATTATGGAAGCTTTAGAAGCAAATCATTTAGCAGTTTCAGATATTGATATGCTAATACCGCATCAGGCTAATTTGAGAATTTCTCAATATATCCAGAGTAAGTTTAAGTTAACCGACAATCAAGTGTATAATAATGTGCAGCAATATGGAAATACCACGGCGGCTTCAATTCCTATTGCGTTAACGGAAGCTTGGGAAAAAGGAAAAATTAAAGAAGGAGATACGGTTGTTTTAGCTGCATTTGGAAGTGGGTTTACTTGGGCAAGTGCTATTGTTAAATGGTAA
- a CDS encoding helix-turn-helix domain-containing protein has translation MNRIKEVLKEKGVKQVWLSEKLGKSYNMVNGYVTNKRQPSIEVLYEIAKLLQVDAKELLN, from the coding sequence ATGAATCGTATAAAAGAGGTGCTTAAGGAGAAAGGTGTAAAGCAAGTTTGGCTGTCCGAAAAGCTTGGAAAAAGCTATAACATGGTAAACGGTTATGTTACCAACAAGCGACAACCAAGTATTGAAGTACTGTACGAGATTGCTAAATTATTGCAGGTGGATGCCAAGGAATTATTAAATTAA
- a CDS encoding type I restriction-modification system subunit M, which produces MAIKKSELYSSLWASCDELRGGMDASQYKDYVLTMLFVKYISDKYAGNPMGLIEIPEGASFDDMVALKGKPDIGDRINKEILRPLFSANGLEGSMELVDFNDDDKLGSGKDKVETLSKLIAIFENPNLNFKNNRAEDDDVLGDAYEFLMRHFATESGKSKGQFYTPAEVSRILAKVISVDKADKPSYTAYDPTCGSGSLLLKVADEAPNGLTLYGQEKDIATKGLAIMNMWLHGYPEASISGGNTISTPSFKENDGTLKRFDFVVANPPFSVKNWVTGINPMDDEFKRFRGYGVPPEKNGDYAFLLHIVASLKSTGKGAVILPHGVLFRGNAEAEIRKNLLQRKWIKGIIGLPANLFYGTGIPACVIVIDKENAESREGVFMMDASKGFMKDGNKNRLREQDIHKIVDAFNLQSEIDKFSRLVPYSEIEKNEYNLNIPRYIDTQEQEDIQDLNAHLNGGIPQKDIDALHEYWTVYPNLRKDLFTPIREGYAKLNVEKSEIKSTIFEHPDFIQYNQELSGLFEAFKTENHPKMNAISIDTKPKEFIKEISEDILKRYSNKALIGAYDVYQHLLDYWNETMKDDVYLIVEDGWEAKVKRILEKNKKGTEVDKGWMCDLIPKELVINRFLASEYQELVSIETELESVQAEIVSFEEEHAGEEGILLDATNDKGSITKTTLTAFIKDNKSNPAEKESISLANEMLKLFNREAELKKDQKEKALALDNLTLKTFKELTEDDVRTLVVDDKWLTSIKASIQTEIDAISQRLTGRVKQLAERYENTLIELDKETKTLEDKVSAHLEKMGLVWS; this is translated from the coding sequence ATGGCAATTAAAAAATCCGAATTATATAGCTCATTATGGGCAAGTTGTGATGAACTAAGAGGTGGAATGGATGCCTCTCAATATAAAGACTACGTACTTACAATGCTTTTTGTAAAGTATATTTCAGATAAGTACGCTGGTAATCCAATGGGATTAATTGAAATACCAGAGGGTGCATCATTTGATGATATGGTAGCCTTGAAAGGAAAACCAGATATTGGAGACCGAATCAACAAAGAAATTCTAAGACCGCTATTTTCTGCAAACGGATTGGAAGGTTCTATGGAATTGGTTGATTTCAATGATGATGATAAATTAGGTAGCGGAAAAGACAAAGTAGAAACGTTATCTAAATTAATAGCCATTTTTGAAAACCCAAACTTAAACTTCAAAAATAACCGTGCCGAAGATGACGATGTATTAGGTGATGCCTATGAATTTTTAATGCGTCACTTTGCTACTGAATCTGGAAAAAGTAAAGGACAATTTTATACACCAGCTGAGGTGTCTCGAATTTTAGCAAAAGTAATTAGTGTTGATAAAGCTGATAAACCTTCTTATACAGCCTATGACCCAACATGTGGTTCGGGTTCACTTTTATTAAAGGTAGCCGATGAAGCTCCAAATGGTTTGACTTTATACGGACAAGAAAAAGATATTGCCACCAAAGGATTAGCTATCATGAATATGTGGTTGCATGGATATCCAGAAGCATCTATTTCTGGAGGTAACACCATCTCAACACCTAGCTTCAAAGAGAACGATGGAACGTTAAAACGATTTGACTTTGTTGTGGCAAACCCACCATTTTCAGTAAAAAACTGGGTTACAGGTATTAATCCAATGGATGATGAATTTAAACGATTTAGAGGCTATGGAGTACCACCAGAAAAGAATGGTGACTATGCTTTTTTATTACACATTGTTGCATCCCTGAAAAGCACAGGTAAAGGTGCTGTGATTCTGCCGCATGGGGTTTTGTTTAGAGGAAATGCAGAAGCAGAAATTCGTAAAAACTTATTGCAACGCAAATGGATTAAAGGTATCATTGGATTACCAGCCAACTTGTTTTACGGTACTGGAATACCAGCTTGTGTTATAGTCATTGACAAAGAAAATGCGGAATCTCGTGAAGGTGTTTTTATGATGGATGCTAGCAAAGGCTTTATGAAAGATGGCAACAAAAACAGGCTAAGAGAACAGGATATTCATAAAATAGTGGATGCCTTTAACCTTCAATCGGAAATTGATAAATTTAGTCGTTTGGTTCCATACAGTGAGATAGAAAAGAATGAATACAATCTAAATATTCCTCGTTACATCGATACGCAAGAACAAGAAGATATTCAAGACTTAAATGCGCATTTGAATGGTGGTATTCCTCAAAAAGATATTGATGCTTTACACGAATATTGGACGGTATATCCTAATCTAAGAAAGGATTTGTTTACTCCAATTCGTGAAGGATATGCCAAATTAAACGTTGAAAAATCGGAAATAAAAAGTACCATTTTTGAACATCCCGATTTTATCCAATACAATCAAGAACTAAGTGGTTTGTTTGAAGCTTTTAAAACAGAAAATCATCCTAAAATGAATGCCATTTCAATTGATACCAAACCGAAAGAATTTATCAAAGAAATTTCGGAAGACATTTTGAAACGTTACAGTAACAAAGCATTAATTGGTGCGTATGATGTTTACCAACACTTGTTGGACTACTGGAACGAAACCATGAAAGATGACGTGTATTTGATTGTGGAAGATGGATGGGAAGCTAAAGTAAAACGCATTTTAGAAAAGAACAAAAAAGGTACTGAAGTTGACAAAGGTTGGATGTGTGACCTTATTCCAAAAGAATTGGTTATCAATAGATTTTTGGCAAGTGAGTACCAAGAATTAGTTAGCATCGAAACTGAATTAGAAAGCGTACAAGCCGAAATAGTTTCTTTTGAAGAAGAACACGCTGGAGAAGAAGGTATTTTGTTAGATGCAACCAACGACAAAGGAAGTATTACGAAAACCACCCTTACAGCTTTTATAAAAGATAATAAATCTAACCCAGCCGAAAAAGAATCAATTTCATTGGCTAATGAAATGTTGAAACTTTTCAACCGTGAGGCTGAATTGAAAAAAGACCAAAAAGAAAAAGCCTTAGCATTAGATAATTTAACACTAAAAACTTTCAAAGAGTTAACCGAAGACGATGTTAGAACGCTTGTAGTGGATGACAAATGGTTAACCAGTATTAAAGCTTCCATACAAACTGAAATTGATGCGATTTCACAGCGTTTAACAGGTAGAGTGAAGCAATTAGCCGAACGATATGAAAACACCTTAATAGAGCTGGATAAAGAGACCAAAACACTAGAAGATAAAGTAAGTGCTCACCTTGAAAAAATGGGATTGGTATGGAGTTAA
- a CDS encoding restriction endonuclease subunit S, translated as MELMEKQGFKQTEVGLIPDDWNVKKLEEVLQFGSGQDYKHLSRGEIPVYGTGGLMTFVNNYLYNGDSVGIGRKGTIDKPVFLSGKFWTVDTLFYTHSFVNSFPKFIYYKFLMIPWKEFNEASGVPSLNKNTLGKINISIPQTLEEQKAIATALSDVDTLIANLEKLITKKKAIKQGAMQQLLTPPHKGGKRLEGYTGDWVEKKMGECLKYEQPTKYIVKNANYEGQSQTPVLTAGKTFLLGFTDEKEGIYSDLPVIIFDDFTTSKQYVDFEFKVKSSAMKMLKATSETDINFIYSTMNMINFSLGDDHKRRWIAEYSKITIFVPEIQEQKAISEILSDMDLEIEKLESKKAKCQNVKQGMMQELLTGKTRLV; from the coding sequence ATGGAGTTAATGGAGAAACAAGGTTTTAAACAAACAGAAGTGGGTTTGATTCCAGATGATTGGAATGTAAAGAAGTTGGAAGAGGTTTTACAATTTGGAAGCGGACAAGATTACAAACATCTTTCACGAGGTGAAATTCCAGTATATGGTACTGGTGGATTAATGACGTTTGTAAATAATTACTTATATAACGGTGATTCAGTAGGCATAGGAAGAAAAGGTACTATAGACAAGCCTGTATTTTTGTCTGGGAAGTTTTGGACTGTTGATACTTTATTTTATACACATAGTTTCGTAAATTCTTTTCCAAAGTTTATTTATTATAAATTTCTAATGATACCTTGGAAGGAATTCAACGAAGCCTCTGGAGTTCCCAGTTTGAATAAGAATACTTTGGGTAAAATAAATATTTCAATACCTCAAACCCTCGAAGAACAAAAAGCCATAGCCACGGCATTAAGTGATGTTGATACTTTGATAGCCAATTTGGAAAAGCTCATCACTAAAAAGAAAGCCATCAAACAGGGTGCGATGCAACAGTTGCTCACACCACCACATAAAGGTGGCAAGCGATTAGAAGGGTATACTGGTGATTGGGTCGAAAAAAAAATGGGTGAATGCTTAAAATATGAACAGCCCACAAAATACATTGTGAAAAATGCAAATTATGAAGGTCAAAGTCAAACTCCTGTCCTTACAGCTGGAAAAACTTTTTTACTTGGTTTTACAGATGAAAAAGAAGGTATATACAGCGATTTACCAGTGATTATTTTTGATGATTTTACCACTTCAAAACAATATGTTGACTTTGAATTTAAAGTAAAATCGTCTGCAATGAAAATGCTAAAAGCTACCTCAGAAACGGATATCAATTTTATTTATTCAACTATGAATATGATAAATTTTTCATTAGGAGATGACCACAAAAGAAGATGGATTGCTGAGTATAGTAAAATAACAATTTTTGTTCCAGAAATACAAGAACAAAAAGCAATATCCGAAATTCTTTCCGATATGGATTTAGAAATCGAAAAATTAGAATCTAAAAAAGCAAAATGCCAAAATGTAAAACAAGGTATGATGCAAGAATTATTAACAGGTAAAACGAGGTTGGTATGA